A genomic segment from Zerene cesonia ecotype Mississippi chromosome 5, Zerene_cesonia_1.1, whole genome shotgun sequence encodes:
- the LOC119840276 gene encoding PI-PLC X domain-containing protein 3 isoform X1 encodes MDMRLIFIILVIMSEGNLSQTINLENWMGELPEQIKNVPFIYLAIPGSHDSMTYGITRSSGLAPDAEPVLKRLYPLFKGTILRWTITQSIDAYQQLLIGIRYFDLRLATKTGEERFYFTHGVYAGEITEPLHQIKQFATSHPGEVIILDLQHFYGFTADDHQKLMRYLLNLFGHKLVPREPDLQSITLNSLQRLGQQIVVVYRHQSVYASSEFWQPQMLPSPWPQQDSVNGLLEFLYNVKRHPGMGFVHQAVLTPTPAFILFRWISTLREKCAKPVKNEVLPKLGEFSPGPPTHSQGPSPVNVVIADFVDLDNAIFSKTIIQLNFKLLKNTDFVFHNNG; translated from the exons ATGGATATGAGATTAATCTTCATAATCC TGGTGATAATGAGTGAAGGAAATTTATCGCAAACTATCAACCTTGAGAATTGGATGGGGGAACTTCCCGAACAAATCAAAAATGTCCCATTTATCTATCTTGCTATACCAG gaAGCCATGATTCTATGACCTATGGAATAACTAGATCAAGTGGGTTGGCACCTGATGCTGAACCAGTTCTCAAAAGACTATATCCATTGTTTAAAGGTACGATATTACGATGGACAATAACCCAGAGTATAGATGCGTACCAACAACTTCTCATAGGCATTAG gtATTTTGACTTAAGACTCGCTACAAAAACTGGAGAAGAAAGATTCTACTTCACACATGGAGTGTATGCGGGAGAAATTACAGAACCCCTTCATCAAATTAAACAGTTTGCCACCTCACATCCAGGAGAg GTCATCATTTTAGATTTACAACACTTTTATGGATTTACTGCTGATGATCACCAAAAGTTAATGAGATATTTGCTCAATCTATTTGGACATAAACTTGTTCCAAGGGAACCAGATTTGCAgagtattacattaaattcacTACAGAGATTAGGCCAACAG ATAGTCGTCGTATACCGCCACCAATCCGTATATGCCAGTTCCGAATTCTGGCAGCCTCAGATGCTACCATCGCCATGGCCGCAACAGGACAGTGTGAATGGATTACTGGAATTCTTGTACAATGTGAAGCGTCACCCTGGAATGGGATTTGTGCATCAAGCGGTTTTGACGCCTACGcctgcttttattttatttag atGGATTTCAACGCTACGCGAGAAATGTGCTAAGCCCGTTAAAAATGAAGTTCTACCCAAACTTGGCGAATTTTCACCGGGACCACCCACACATTCCCAGGGACCATCACCCGTCAATGTTGTTATTGCAGACTTTGTAGATTTAGATAACGctattttttctaaaactaTTATACAGCTCAATTTTAAGCTTCTGAAAAACACTGATTTCGTATTTCACAACAATGGCTAA
- the LOC119840276 gene encoding PI-PLC X domain-containing protein 3 isoform X2 — translation MSEGNLSQTINLENWMGELPEQIKNVPFIYLAIPGSHDSMTYGITRSSGLAPDAEPVLKRLYPLFKGTILRWTITQSIDAYQQLLIGIRYFDLRLATKTGEERFYFTHGVYAGEITEPLHQIKQFATSHPGEVIILDLQHFYGFTADDHQKLMRYLLNLFGHKLVPREPDLQSITLNSLQRLGQQIVVVYRHQSVYASSEFWQPQMLPSPWPQQDSVNGLLEFLYNVKRHPGMGFVHQAVLTPTPAFILFRWISTLREKCAKPVKNEVLPKLGEFSPGPPTHSQGPSPVNVVIADFVDLDNAIFSKTIIQLNFKLLKNTDFVFHNNG, via the exons ATGAGTGAAGGAAATTTATCGCAAACTATCAACCTTGAGAATTGGATGGGGGAACTTCCCGAACAAATCAAAAATGTCCCATTTATCTATCTTGCTATACCAG gaAGCCATGATTCTATGACCTATGGAATAACTAGATCAAGTGGGTTGGCACCTGATGCTGAACCAGTTCTCAAAAGACTATATCCATTGTTTAAAGGTACGATATTACGATGGACAATAACCCAGAGTATAGATGCGTACCAACAACTTCTCATAGGCATTAG gtATTTTGACTTAAGACTCGCTACAAAAACTGGAGAAGAAAGATTCTACTTCACACATGGAGTGTATGCGGGAGAAATTACAGAACCCCTTCATCAAATTAAACAGTTTGCCACCTCACATCCAGGAGAg GTCATCATTTTAGATTTACAACACTTTTATGGATTTACTGCTGATGATCACCAAAAGTTAATGAGATATTTGCTCAATCTATTTGGACATAAACTTGTTCCAAGGGAACCAGATTTGCAgagtattacattaaattcacTACAGAGATTAGGCCAACAG ATAGTCGTCGTATACCGCCACCAATCCGTATATGCCAGTTCCGAATTCTGGCAGCCTCAGATGCTACCATCGCCATGGCCGCAACAGGACAGTGTGAATGGATTACTGGAATTCTTGTACAATGTGAAGCGTCACCCTGGAATGGGATTTGTGCATCAAGCGGTTTTGACGCCTACGcctgcttttattttatttag atGGATTTCAACGCTACGCGAGAAATGTGCTAAGCCCGTTAAAAATGAAGTTCTACCCAAACTTGGCGAATTTTCACCGGGACCACCCACACATTCCCAGGGACCATCACCCGTCAATGTTGTTATTGCAGACTTTGTAGATTTAGATAACGctattttttctaaaactaTTATACAGCTCAATTTTAAGCTTCTGAAAAACACTGATTTCGTATTTCACAACAATGGCTAA
- the LOC119840018 gene encoding uncharacterized protein LOC119840018 produces MVLKLGINGFGRIGRVIFRTCLERSDFEVVAINDPAINTEYICYLIKFDSTHGKFSGTVSYYNNEIIIDGKKIRVFHEKLPVNIPWSSVGTQYVVEASGMFTNLEKASGHLKCVGVTRVIVTAPSVDIPMLVVGVNEDMIVIDQKVISCASSTLYCLAPIVKILEDNFGVLEGFITSIHAMTPSLKPLDGLCLRGKHWRDHRSIHQNIIPAATGACKALNKIIPQVKDKMSGLAFRVPIVNVSVLDISIRLKTETSLEEIIQCVQKYSHQNMKNIITISNDESVSSDFLGEDHSCILDTSSSIQLSPNFYKLVCWYENEHSYACRIIDIIHFSEKQYLTTPLSRLNHTQSTSSRGTTTESINSMFIPRHYRFEVYPNMVCSASQDTGFRMKLPLRSPLTKNTLTIRNSPTNETTLNRVINKTNEIFKVWNDIEVNKNPLPRNTSSFFQSCMALAPGHVERSKYQNNREHLKKVKEEFSKMVTMTEDLLKKSSHSTNKMEDTVEAIPEKILSENHIMKEDKKEIDVKEVDNAQEINPMGGDFNKVNRVTRAIDQNDVQMDPYNKNPVNILKPIKAGDFCEKMPYETILLPNHTQNTVAHSLYRKPAICSSLTEPMKNEVPNSLKISEEPCLKPINSNMNKKECDKISFTDIGHNATHEDTQKNQISHSNASNGKNYKSYIISVECNSQSEPTNTLAKENRCEVGDSSDRQISKDDINEASIISHTTPENDRQTKQNTLECVLRKYTTNNAIIQENASSSRFAGRKQDIFDKLDSASATDSENSFAERKSQIINVTDLTNSIEDLARLDKICRIIEISDELSDKLFSTLNDPESPGLEKKAWSFKDLCERLKLDEFCNKIFGQ; encoded by the exons ATGGTTTTAAAACTTGGTATAAATGGATTTGGGCGAATTGGAAGAGTTATATTTAGAACCTGTTTGGAAAGATCTGATTTTGAA GTGGTGGCTATTAATGATCCTGCTATAAATAcagaatatatttgttatctaattaaatttgattctaCACATGGAAAATTCTCAGGAACCGTGTCGTATTACAACaacgaaataattattgatg GTAAAAAGATCAGGgtttttcatgaaaaattaCCGGTGAATATTCCATGGTCCAGTGTTGGCACACAGTATGTTGTTGAGGCATCTGGAATGTTTACAAACTTAGAAAAAGCTtcg GGGCACCTAAAATGTGTTGGTGTGACACGTGTGATTGTAACTGCCCCAAGCGTCGACATACCCATGTTGGTGGTAGGAGTCAATGAAGATATGATTGTTATTG ACCAAAAGGTAATTTCCTGTGCGTCGAGCACATTGTATTGTTTGGCGccaatagtaaaaatattagaagaCAACTTTGGTGTATTGGAAGGGTTTATAACGAGCATTCATGCTATGACGCCATCTTTAAAACCTTTGGATGGGCTGTGTTTGCGAGGAAAG cACTGGCGAGATCACAGAAGTATTCACCAAAATATAATTCCAGCTGCCACAGGAGCTTGTAAAGCTCTAAACAAAATCATCCCACAGGTTAAAGACAAAATGTCTGGTCTTGCCTTTAGAGTACCTATCGTGAACGTATCTGTTCTGGATATATCTATAAG ATTGAAAACGGAAACTTCTTTGGAAGAGATCATCCAATGTGTCCAAAAGTATAGCCATCagaatatgaaaaacataatCACAATTTCAAACGACGAATCGGTATCCTCCGATTTTCTTGGCGAAGACCATTCGTGCATACTAGATACGAGTTCTAGTATACAATTATCACCGAATTTCTATAAGTTAGTGTGTTGGTATGAAAATGAGCACTCATATGCATGTCGTATTATAGACATCATACATTTTTcggaaaaacaatatttaacgaCACCTTTGTCAAGGCTTAATCACACACAATCCACCTCTTCAAGAGGAACCACAACCGAGAGTATTAATAGCATGTTTATCCCTAGACATTATCGTTTCGAAGTTTATCCAAACATGGTTTGTAGCGCATCCCAAGATACTGGTTTCAGAATGAAATTGCCACTCCGTTCtcctttaacaaaaaatacgttGACTATTCGCAATTCTCCCACGAATGAGACGACATTAAACCGCgttatcaataaaacaaacgaaatatttaaagtatggAATGACATTGAGGTCAATAAAAATCCACTGCCCCGAAATACAAGTTCATTTTTTCAAAGCTGCATGGCATTAGCACCTGGCCACGTAGAGCGTAGTAAATACCAAAATAATAGGGAACACTTGAAAAAAGTTAAAGAAGAATTTTCTAAAATGGTCACAATGACagaagatttattaaaaaaatcaagtcaCAGCACGAATAAAATGGAAGACACTGTAGAGGCAATaccagaaaaaatattatccgAAAATCACATTATGAAAGAAGATAAAAAAGAGATAGATGTAAAAGAAGTCGACAACGCACAAGAAATTAACCCAATGGGAggtgattttaataaagtaaatagaGTTACAAGGGCAATTGACCAAAATGATGTGCAAATGGATCCGTATAACAAAAACCcagttaatatattaaaaccaatTAAAGCAGGCGATTTCTGCGAAAAGATGCCATACGAGACTATTTTGCTTCCAAACCATACGCAAAATACTGTGGCGCATTCGCTTTATAGAAAACCGGCTATATGCAGCTCACTAACGGAACCAATGAAAAATGAAGTACCGAATAGTCTAAAAATATCAGAAGAGCCTTGCCTTAAACCGATAAAtagtaatatgaataaaaaggaATGTGATAAAATCTCGTTTACAGATATTGGACACAATGCAACTCATGAggacacacaaaaaaatcaaataagtcATTCGAATGCGAGCAAtggtaaaaattacaaaagctATATCATAAGCGTGGAATGTAACTCACAATCTGAACCCACTAACACTCTAGCTAAAGAGAATCGTTGTGAGGTTGGCGACAGTTCCGATAGACAGATCTCTAAAGATGATATTAATGAAGCAAGCATTATATCTCATACGACACCTGAAAATGatagacaaacaaaacaaaacacctTGGAGTGTGTTTTACGTAAATACACTACGAACAATGCTATTATACAAGAGAATGCCTCGAGTTCAAGATTTGCAGGTCGTAAACaggatatttttgataaattggaCAGCGCGAGTGCAACAGATTCTGAAAATTCTTTTGCCGAAAGAAAATCTCAAATCATCAATGTTACAGATTTAACAAATTCCATTGAGGATCTCGCTagattagataaaatttgtagaataattgaaatttcagATGAATTgtcagataaattattttctactttaAATGACCCTGAGTCTCCTGGCCTAGAAAAAAAGGCTTGGTCTTTCAAAGATTTATGTGAAAGACTGAAGCTGGAtgaattttgcaataaaatttttggtcagtga
- the LOC119839873 gene encoding glyceraldehyde-3-phosphate dehydrogenase 2-like, whose translation MSKIGINGFGRIGRLVLRASVEKGAKVVAINDPFIGLDYMVYLFKYDSTHGRFKGTVEAADGCLIVNGNKIAVFSERDPKAIPWGKAGAEYVVESTGVFTTTDKASAHLEGGAKKVIISAPSADAPMFVVGVNHETYDPSFKVISNASCTTNCLAPLAKVIHDNFEIVEGLMTTVHATTATQKTVDGPSGKLWRDGRGAQQNIIPAATGAAKAVGKVIPALNGKLTGMAFRVPVPNVSVVDLTVRLGKPASYDAIKQKIKEAAEGPLKGILGYTEDQVVSTDFVGDSHSSIFDAAAGISLNDNFVKLISWYDNEYGYSSRVIDLIKYIQTRD comes from the coding sequence ATGTCGAAAATCGGAATCAACGGATTCGGCCGTATCGGCCGTTTAGTGCTCCGTGCCTCAGTTGAGAAGGGAGCGAAAGTCGTCGCTATCAACGACCCCTTCATTGGTCTGGACTACATGGTCTACCTATTCAAGTATGACTCTACCCACGGTCGCTTCAAGGGCACCGTTGAGGCTGCTGATGGCTGCCTTATTGTCAACGGAAACAAGATTGCTGTCTTCTCCGAGAGGGACCCTAAGGCCATTCCATGGGGCAAGGCTGGGGCTGAATATGTAGTAGAATCAACTGGTGTCTTCACAACCACAGACAAAGCATCTGCTCACTTGGAGGGTGGTGCCAAGAAGGTCATCATCTCTGCTCCCAGTGCAGATGCTCCCATGTTTGTTGTGGGTGTCAACCATGAAACCTACGACCCCTCCTTCAAGGTCATTTCAAACGCTTCCTGCACAACTAACTGCCTTGCTCCCCTTGCCAAGGTCATTCATGACAACTTTGAAATTGTTGAAGGTCTCATGACCACTGTGCACGCTACCACCGCTACCCAGAAGACTGTTGATGGACCATCTGGCAAGCTCTGGCGTGATGGTCGTGGTGCCCAACAAAACATAATTCCAGCAGCCACTGGTGCTGCCAAAGCTGTAGGAAAAGTTATTCCTGCTCTTAATGGAAAGCTTACTGGTATGGCTTTCCGCGTACCAGTTCCCAATGTGTCTGTTGTAGACCTCACTGTCCGCCTCGGAAAACCCGCCAGCTATGATGCTATCAAGCAAAAGATTAAGGAAGCAGCTGAAGGTCCTCTCAAGGGTATCTTGGGATACACTGAAGATCAAGTTGTATCTACTGACTTCGTTGGTGACTCTCATTCCTCTATCTTTGATGCTGCTGCTGGTATCTCCCTAAATGACAACTTTGTCAAGCTTATCAGCTGGTATGACAATGAATACGGCTACTCCAGCCGTGTCATTGACCTCATTAAGTACATCCAAACCAGggattaa